The following coding sequences lie in one Kribbella sp. NBC_00709 genomic window:
- a CDS encoding S8 family serine peptidase, with protein MFKYVTRAAVVAGSVAGLLWVAASPGTATGGQERQFVVLYAQSGSAEAAHAAIAAAGGTVLSENTAIGVATVTTRSESFQAAAGASSAIEGVARSTVIGRAPADGSAIGKVSAKLDTAQTDLQGAKAGSAKKGKKQEPLAGLQWDMQQIGATADGSQRYEQGNGVRVGIIDTGVDGTHPDIAANFDKALSRNFTTDIPVDANGTVVDGPCEHPSCVDPVDEDDNGHGTHVASEIASPVNKLGIAGIAPKATIVNLRAGQDSGFFFLQPTVDALTYAGDHGIDVVNMSFYVDPWLFNCTNNPADAPEFQAEQRTVIQAMQRALDYAYAHGVTLVAAAGNGATDYTKTIVDASSPDFPAVPGEAPYTRTIPASCISMPSEGNHVLSVTSTGISKRKAYYSDYGNGYADLSAPGGDVYDTADNKRDITKAVLAAYPKHLAEERGQLNPDGTPNTPNVVQSCHKSVCGYYQYLQGTSMASPHAAGVAVLAVGRLGVRDHVNGGKKASPAVVEQALRGTATNRACPTPPLFTYTRQVQQPDGTFVTVTANHLCEGTPTNNGFYGDGIVDATKVARGH; from the coding sequence ATGTTCAAGTACGTCACGCGCGCAGCGGTGGTGGCCGGGAGCGTCGCCGGGCTGCTGTGGGTCGCAGCCAGTCCCGGCACGGCGACCGGCGGCCAAGAGCGGCAGTTTGTCGTCCTCTACGCCCAGAGCGGCTCCGCTGAAGCCGCGCATGCCGCGATCGCCGCCGCCGGCGGCACCGTGCTGAGCGAGAACACGGCGATCGGAGTCGCCACCGTCACCACCAGGAGTGAGAGTTTCCAGGCTGCCGCAGGCGCCTCGTCCGCGATCGAGGGGGTCGCGCGAAGTACGGTCATCGGCCGGGCGCCTGCCGACGGCTCGGCCATCGGGAAGGTGAGTGCGAAGCTCGACACTGCGCAGACCGACCTTCAAGGTGCGAAGGCAGGTAGTGCGAAGAAGGGGAAGAAGCAAGAGCCGCTGGCCGGGCTGCAATGGGACATGCAGCAGATCGGCGCCACCGCCGACGGCTCCCAGCGCTACGAGCAGGGCAACGGCGTACGCGTCGGCATCATCGACACCGGCGTCGACGGCACCCATCCCGACATCGCCGCCAACTTCGACAAGGCGCTGAGCCGGAACTTCACGACCGACATCCCGGTCGACGCGAACGGCACAGTGGTCGACGGACCATGCGAGCACCCGAGCTGCGTCGACCCTGTCGACGAGGACGACAACGGTCACGGTACGCACGTCGCGTCCGAAATCGCGTCGCCGGTCAACAAGCTCGGGATCGCGGGCATCGCGCCCAAGGCAACGATCGTCAACCTGCGAGCCGGCCAGGATTCGGGCTTCTTCTTCCTGCAGCCCACGGTCGATGCCCTGACGTATGCGGGCGATCACGGCATCGACGTCGTGAACATGAGCTTCTACGTCGATCCGTGGCTGTTCAACTGCACCAACAACCCGGCGGACGCGCCGGAGTTCCAGGCTGAGCAGCGAACTGTCATCCAGGCGATGCAGCGGGCGCTCGACTACGCCTATGCCCATGGCGTCACGCTGGTCGCAGCGGCCGGCAACGGCGCGACCGATTACACCAAGACGATTGTGGACGCGTCGAGCCCGGATTTCCCCGCCGTGCCTGGTGAGGCTCCATATACGCGGACGATTCCGGCTTCGTGTATCTCGATGCCGTCCGAGGGCAACCATGTGCTCTCGGTGACCAGCACCGGCATTTCCAAGCGCAAGGCCTACTACTCCGACTACGGCAACGGTTACGCCGACCTGTCCGCGCCCGGCGGGGACGTGTACGACACGGCTGACAACAAGCGCGACATCACCAAGGCCGTGCTCGCGGCGTACCCGAAGCACCTCGCCGAGGAGCGCGGTCAGCTCAATCCCGACGGGACGCCGAACACACCCAACGTCGTTCAGAGCTGCCACAAGAGCGTCTGCGGCTACTACCAGTACCTGCAGGGCACGTCGATGGCGTCACCGCACGCGGCCGGCGTCGCTGTGCTGGCGGTCGGCCGGCTAGGCGTTCGGGACCACGTCAACGGTGGCAAGAAGGCCTCGCCTGCGGTTGTCGAGCAGGCACTGCGCGGTACGGCAACCAACCGCGCGTGCCCGACGCCGCCGCTGTTCACCTACACCCGTCAGGTCCAGCAACCCGACGGGACCTTCGTGACCGTGACGGCCAACCACCTGTGCGAAGGCACACCGACGAACAACGGGTTCTACGGCGACGGCATCGTCGACGCAACGAAGGTCGCCCGAGGGCACTAA